Proteins found in one Mucilaginibacter gracilis genomic segment:
- a CDS encoding nucleoside-diphosphate kinase, which produces MTTNKTFTMIKPDAVAAGHIGAILDKITKSGFKIIALKYTALSAEKAGQFYEVHAERPFYKHLVAFMSSGPIVAAILEKDNAVADFRTLIGATDPSKADAGTIRQLFATSIEANAVHGSDSDENAQLEGSFFFSAFEKF; this is translated from the coding sequence ATGACAACAAACAAAACTTTCACCATGATTAAACCCGATGCTGTTGCTGCAGGCCACATCGGTGCTATTTTAGATAAAATTACTAAAAGCGGATTTAAAATTATTGCTTTAAAATATACTGCCTTAAGTGCCGAAAAAGCCGGACAATTTTACGAGGTTCATGCCGAACGTCCTTTTTATAAACACCTGGTAGCGTTTATGTCTTCGGGACCGATAGTAGCCGCTATTTTAGAAAAAGATAACGCTGTTGCCGATTTTAGAACACTTATAGGTGCTACCGACCCATCAAAAGCAGATGCAGGTACTATCCGCCAGCTTTTTGCAACCTCTATTGAAGCAAACGCCGTACACGGATCAGACTCTGACGAGAATGCACAATTAGAGGGTAGTTTCTTTTTCTCGGCTTTTGAGAAATTTTAA
- a CDS encoding DUF721 domain-containing protein, with the protein MRKANDKTMKEAIEQMLNVYKIKRKFDETSIKMAWPELMGKMVASRTKEIYIYEKRLFLRIESSVVKNEIMQMRSQIIEKVNEKAGSVLIETIVLL; encoded by the coding sequence ATGCGTAAGGCTAACGATAAAACCATGAAAGAAGCCATTGAGCAAATGCTTAATGTTTATAAAATAAAACGCAAGTTTGACGAAACTTCGATAAAAATGGCATGGCCCGAGTTGATGGGCAAAATGGTTGCGAGCCGCACAAAAGAGATATACATTTACGAAAAAAGGCTTTTTTTGCGTATCGAATCCTCGGTAGTGAAAAATGAGATTATGCAAATGCGATCTCAAATTATTGAAAAGGTTAACGAGAAAGCCGGAAGTGTGTTGATAGAAACTATAGTACTGCTATAA
- the recF gene encoding DNA replication/repair protein RecF (All proteins in this family for which functions are known are DNA-binding proteins that assist the filamentation of RecA onto DNA for the initiation of recombination or recombinational repair.), whose amino-acid sequence MYLKHLSLLNFKNYTETELNFEPGVNAFAGNNGAGKTNLLDAIHYLGLCKSYFNPIDSQQIKQGADFFMVNGIFEKNNKAEVIACGLKRNQKKQFKRNKKEYQRLADHIGLFPLVMISPYDISIIIEGSEERRKFIDNVISQTDHNYLDELIAYNKTLLNRNALLKLIADTGRYDPQLLEVYDEQLTTSGNKIFGKRKEFMEVFTSIFNKHYSFLSDDAELVELVYDSQLLHDDFTALLKKSVERDRALERTTYGIHKDDLHFAIHGMAMKKFGSQGQQKSFLIALKLAQYTFLNNRNGFKPLLLLDDIFDKLDENRTRKLMQMVSNNNFGQVFITDTSVDRVTRIFSELNVAINIFKVDKGVVYA is encoded by the coding sequence ATGTATTTAAAGCACCTCTCGTTACTTAACTTTAAAAATTATACCGAAACCGAATTAAATTTTGAACCCGGTGTAAACGCATTTGCCGGTAACAACGGTGCTGGCAAAACTAACCTGCTTGATGCTATACATTACCTTGGCCTGTGCAAAAGTTACTTTAACCCTATTGATAGCCAGCAAATTAAACAAGGTGCCGACTTTTTTATGGTGAACGGCATATTTGAAAAAAACAACAAGGCCGAAGTTATTGCCTGCGGTTTAAAACGCAACCAAAAAAAGCAATTTAAACGTAACAAAAAGGAGTATCAACGCCTGGCCGACCATATTGGCTTGTTTCCGTTGGTGATGATATCGCCGTATGATATCAGCATCATTATTGAAGGGAGCGAAGAGCGGCGCAAGTTTATTGATAACGTAATATCGCAAACCGACCATAATTACCTGGACGAACTGATTGCCTATAACAAAACGCTGCTCAACCGCAATGCTTTGCTCAAGCTAATTGCCGATACCGGGCGGTACGACCCGCAATTGCTGGAAGTATACGATGAGCAACTCACCACATCGGGCAATAAAATTTTTGGTAAACGGAAAGAGTTTATGGAGGTTTTCACTTCTATATTTAATAAACACTACAGTTTTTTGAGCGATGATGCCGAACTTGTTGAGCTGGTTTACGATTCGCAATTGCTGCATGATGATTTTACCGCGTTGCTAAAAAAATCGGTAGAGCGGGATAGGGCACTTGAACGCACCACTTATGGTATACATAAGGATGATTTGCATTTTGCAATACATGGCATGGCCATGAAAAAATTTGGATCGCAGGGGCAGCAAAAATCTTTTTTGATAGCGCTGAAACTTGCTCAGTACACTTTTTTAAATAATAGAAACGGTTTTAAACCCTTGCTGTTACTTGATGATATTTTTGATAAACTCGACGAAAACCGTACACGGAAACTGATGCAAATGGTATCGAACAATAATTTTGGACAGGTTTTTATTACCGATACCAGTGTTGATAGGGTAACCCGTATATTTAGCGAGCTTAACGTGGCAATTAATATTTTTAAAGTTGATAAAGGAGTAGTGTATGCGTAA
- a CDS encoding tetratricopeptide repeat protein, translated as MSNTQVNTRIVQADNDFGQTGKFVRENQKSLLFIVGAIVALILLYIAYQKFYLAPRESEAADQMHVAQDLWTKKEWDKAIKGDAGYPGFEKIINDYSSTKAANLAYFYLGTAYLNKGEYSKAIDNLNSFRGDDSFVAAEALGSTGDAYVELKDFDKAETYFKKAVDKAKNDFLSPLYLKKLALVYEAKKDYKSAVDTFEKIKTDYPTSAESQNADEYIAREQAKQ; from the coding sequence ATGTCAAACACCCAGGTAAATACCCGTATTGTGCAAGCAGATAATGATTTTGGCCAAACAGGCAAATTTGTAAGAGAAAACCAAAAAAGCTTATTATTTATAGTAGGAGCCATTGTGGCCCTTATACTTTTATATATCGCTTACCAAAAATTTTACCTGGCCCCCCGCGAATCTGAAGCGGCCGATCAAATGCACGTTGCACAAGATTTATGGACCAAAAAAGAATGGGACAAAGCAATTAAAGGTGATGCCGGTTACCCTGGATTTGAAAAAATTATTAACGATTATAGTAGCACCAAGGCTGCCAACCTTGCTTATTTTTACTTAGGTACAGCCTATTTAAACAAAGGCGAATACAGCAAGGCCATTGATAACCTAAACAGCTTTAGGGGCGACGATAGCTTTGTTGCAGCCGAAGCCTTAGGCAGCACAGGCGACGCTTATGTTGAATTGAAAGATTTTGATAAAGCCGAAACCTATTTTAAGAAAGCTGTTGATAAAGCTAAAAATGATTTTTTATCGCCTTTATATCTTAAAAAATTAGCTTTGGTTTACGAAGCAAAAAAAGATTACAAATCGGCTGTTGATACTTTCGAAAAAATTAAAACCGATTACCCAACAAGTGCCGAATCGCAAAATGCCGACGAATATATTGCCCGCGAGCAAGCAAAGCAATAA
- the ribH gene encoding 6,7-dimethyl-8-ribityllumazine synthase, producing the protein MATRLKNLSDFSDTAIPSAAPYRFGIVVSEWNSGITNALYGGAYQSLINHGTLPDNIFTYQVPGSFELTAGADLLLKNLKLDAVICLGCVIQGETKHFDFICQAVANGVSNVAIKYSKPVIFGVLTTDNQQQAEDRAGGIHGNKGDEAAVTAIKMASLAEILNN; encoded by the coding sequence ATGGCAACGCGTTTAAAAAACCTTTCCGATTTTTCGGACACAGCAATACCTTCTGCGGCTCCATACCGTTTTGGTATTGTTGTATCCGAGTGGAACTCGGGTATTACCAACGCATTGTATGGCGGTGCTTACCAAAGCCTTATCAACCACGGTACCCTGCCCGATAATATTTTTACCTACCAGGTACCCGGCAGCTTTGAGCTTACCGCCGGTGCCGATTTGCTGCTTAAAAACCTTAAACTTGATGCCGTAATATGCCTGGGCTGTGTGATACAAGGCGAAACCAAACATTTTGATTTTATTTGCCAGGCCGTTGCTAACGGTGTAAGCAATGTGGCCATAAAGTACAGCAAACCGGTTATATTTGGTGTTTTAACAACCGATAACCAACAACAGGCCGAAGACCGTGCAGGCGGCATACATGGCAATAAAGGCGACGAAGCCGCCGTTACTGCGATAAAGATGGCCAGCCTTGCCGAAATATTGAACAATTAA
- the ytxJ gene encoding bacillithiol system redox-active protein YtxJ, which yields MNWTLIESADQLENIKQKAGKSIIFKHSTRCSISMMAKKRFELEWDMLPKDVSLYFLDLIKHRELSNQIAADFHVHHQSPQMLLIQNGECILDQSHGEISVEEAVSVLV from the coding sequence ATGAACTGGACATTAATAGAATCGGCAGATCAGTTAGAGAACATCAAACAAAAAGCTGGTAAAAGCATTATATTTAAACATTCCACACGCTGCTCTATCAGCATGATGGCAAAAAAAAGATTTGAATTAGAGTGGGATATGCTGCCTAAGGATGTTTCTCTTTATTTTTTAGATCTCATTAAACATCGCGAACTATCAAACCAAATAGCGGCAGATTTTCACGTACACCATCAATCGCCCCAAATGTTACTCATCCAAAACGGTGAATGCATTTTAGATCAATCTCATGGCGAAATATCTGTAGAAGAAGCGGTTTCAGTGTTAGTCTGA
- a CDS encoding OsmC family protein, whose translation MATVETTYVGGFRTENTHLQSGTQIITDAPTDNQGKGEAFSPTDLLATALGTCMLTTMAIRTAKDGIDMDGAKCAITKIMAANPRRVSEIVVKFDFPKSYTDEQKKLLEDAALTCPVYYSLNDSLVKTVDFGW comes from the coding sequence ATGGCTACTGTTGAAACCACATATGTTGGCGGCTTTCGTACCGAAAACACACATTTACAATCGGGCACTCAAATTATAACCGATGCACCTACCGATAACCAGGGTAAAGGCGAGGCTTTTTCGCCTACCGATTTGTTAGCAACGGCGTTAGGAACCTGTATGCTAACCACAATGGCTATCAGAACAGCCAAAGACGGCATTGACATGGACGGGGCTAAATGCGCCATTACAAAAATAATGGCTGCCAACCCACGCCGGGTATCAGAAATTGTTGTGAAGTTTGATTTCCCGAAAAGCTACACCGACGAACAAAAAAAACTGCTTGAAGACGCTGCCTTAACCTGCCCCGTTTATTATAGCCTAAACGATAGTTTGGTTAAAACGGTAGATTTTGGATGGTGA
- the lipA gene encoding lipoyl synthase, giving the protein MIELPVVSANQTQRKPDWLRVKLPVGKEYAHVRGLVDTHKLHTICESGNCPNMGECWGAGTATFMILGNICTRSCSFCAVATGRPLAVDMDEPNRVANSVKLMQVKHCVITSVDRDDLKDGGSTIWAETINAIRRESPQTTLETLIPDFRGVWDNLDRVLAVRPEVVSHNLETVRRLTKEVRIQAKYDRSLECLSRISATGLRTKSGIMLGLGEYEEDVIQAMEDLLAAGVHILTLGQYLQPTKSHHPVVDWITPEKFTFYKQIGLEMGFKYVESGPLVRSSYHAEKHLFDL; this is encoded by the coding sequence ATGATTGAGTTACCGGTTGTTTCTGCAAACCAAACACAACGCAAGCCCGATTGGCTTAGGGTTAAGTTACCCGTTGGTAAAGAGTATGCACACGTGCGTGGTTTAGTTGATACTCATAAACTGCACACCATTTGCGAAAGCGGCAATTGCCCCAACATGGGCGAATGCTGGGGAGCAGGCACTGCTACATTTATGATATTGGGTAACATATGCACCCGCTCATGCTCGTTTTGCGCGGTGGCAACAGGCAGGCCACTTGCCGTTGATATGGACGAACCTAACCGCGTTGCCAACTCGGTTAAATTGATGCAGGTTAAACACTGCGTAATTACATCGGTAGATAGGGACGATTTAAAGGACGGCGGCTCTACAATTTGGGCCGAAACCATTAATGCCATCCGGCGAGAAAGCCCGCAAACTACTTTAGAAACTTTGATACCCGATTTTAGAGGTGTTTGGGATAACCTTGACCGCGTTTTGGCCGTTAGGCCCGAAGTAGTATCGCACAACCTCGAAACTGTGCGCCGTTTAACTAAAGAGGTACGTATACAAGCCAAATACGACAGAAGTTTGGAGTGCCTGAGCCGCATATCGGCCACAGGTTTACGAACCAAATCGGGCATAATGCTTGGCCTTGGCGAATATGAAGAAGATGTGATACAGGCTATGGAAGATTTACTTGCCGCCGGTGTGCATATTTTAACACTTGGCCAGTATTTGCAACCAACCAAGAGCCATCACCCTGTAGTGGATTGGATAACACCCGAGAAGTTTACTTTTTACAAACAAATAGGTTTGGAGATGGGTTTTAAATATGTAGAAAGCGGCCCGCTGGTGCGCTCATCATACCATGCCGAAAAACATTTATTTGATTTATAA
- a CDS encoding RNA polymerase sigma factor, with protein MTKKRKISLTEEDLVVALGNRDKIAIEALYDMYSSSLLGVISRIVVDTAVAEDVLQETFIKIWNSFQSYSAEKGRLFTWMVNIARNLSIDKVRSKDFKNQSKNQELEINVTFIDEQRNTVYKPELLGVKELVEKLKPEQKLILDLVYFKGYTHTEASEELGVPLGTVKTRLRMAIIQLRTYFN; from the coding sequence TTGACTAAGAAGCGTAAAATATCCCTAACAGAAGAAGATCTTGTTGTTGCCCTGGGCAATCGCGATAAGATTGCTATTGAGGCACTGTACGACATGTATTCGTCCTCACTGCTTGGGGTTATATCCCGCATTGTAGTTGACACAGCCGTTGCCGAAGATGTTTTACAAGAAACATTCATTAAAATTTGGAACTCTTTTCAAAGTTATAGCGCCGAAAAAGGACGTTTATTTACATGGATGGTTAACATAGCGCGCAATTTATCAATAGATAAGGTTCGCTCTAAAGATTTTAAAAATCAAAGCAAAAACCAAGAGCTTGAAATTAACGTAACTTTTATAGACGAACAAAGAAACACAGTTTACAAACCCGAACTGCTTGGTGTTAAAGAATTAGTTGAAAAACTAAAGCCCGAGCAAAAGTTAATTTTGGATCTGGTTTATTTTAAAGGCTATACCCATACTGAAGCATCCGAAGAATTAGGCGTGCCGCTGGGTACCGTTAAAACACGTTTACGAATGGCTATTATACAGTTACGCACATATTTTAATTAA
- a CDS encoding anti-sigma factor: MEDIKAYIESGILELYVLGDLSPNEKLQVEEMAKMHPEISAELNDIQTALEAYAAENAIEPPAQLRDRVLNSLLTNFADDRNFNTKPFVERDEIEEDYAETEDNIRALPTARPNSFYKYAFAASLAALIISLIALYNTSNRLSQSEGQIALLQSRNQSFANRVNYLDNEIDVFRDSSVKIIRLQGTPKAPASKLTLAWNPKKKQVMIDMKDMELAQNDKDHQYQLWAIVNNKPVDLGVFDAKPDTVTKYMLQMKPVANATVFAVTLEKRGGVPSPTMDQMVLAAKI, from the coding sequence GTGGAAGACATTAAAGCATATATTGAATCCGGCATATTGGAACTTTACGTTTTAGGCGACTTGAGCCCAAACGAGAAGTTGCAGGTGGAAGAGATGGCTAAGATGCACCCTGAAATTAGTGCCGAACTAAATGACATACAAACAGCGTTAGAGGCATACGCAGCCGAAAACGCCATTGAACCACCCGCACAACTGCGCGACAGGGTTTTAAATAGCCTATTAACCAATTTTGCCGACGATAGGAATTTCAACACCAAACCGTTTGTAGAGCGCGACGAAATTGAGGAAGATTACGCAGAAACCGAAGACAACATTAGAGCCTTACCTACCGCACGGCCTAACAGCTTTTATAAATATGCTTTTGCAGCATCATTAGCGGCACTTATTATTAGCCTGATTGCTTTGTACAATACAAGTAACCGGTTAAGCCAATCGGAAGGGCAAATTGCCTTGTTGCAGAGCCGAAACCAGAGTTTTGCCAACCGTGTTAATTATCTTGATAACGAAATTGACGTTTTTCGCGATTCATCGGTAAAAATAATTAGGTTGCAAGGCACGCCAAAAGCTCCGGCATCAAAACTCACATTGGCGTGGAACCCCAAAAAAAAGCAAGTGATGATAGATATGAAAGATATGGAGCTTGCCCAAAACGATAAAGATCATCAATACCAGCTTTGGGCCATAGTTAATAACAAACCTGTAGATTTAGGTGTTTTCGATGCCAAGCCCGACACCGTAACCAAGTACATGCTACAAATGAAACCCGTAGCCAATGCAACTGTATTTGCAGTAACTCTCGAAAAACGCGGTGGTGTACCAAGCCCAACTATGGATCAAATGGTGCTGGCTGCCAAAATATAG
- a CDS encoding pyridoxamine 5'-phosphate oxidase family protein, whose translation MEDTLSEAFTQCWAKLLYGSIMADNALHTGTVGTLGTNGINLRTVVLRAIDPDKKQVIFYTDKRSAKMADIAEHPQLSWLFYDAAEKIQIRLSGQAVVHHNDDIALYHWENVSKAGRKSYMAIPAPSTGIANASNGLEYLAGNDVYTVTGYHNYAVIITCVNFIEWLSLKPTGHRRAQFKFTDDSWKGQWLVP comes from the coding sequence TTGGAAGATACTTTAAGTGAGGCTTTTACGCAATGTTGGGCAAAGCTATTATATGGCAGTATTATGGCCGATAATGCTTTGCATACCGGTACTGTTGGTACCTTAGGCACCAACGGTATTAATTTGCGAACTGTGGTATTACGGGCCATTGACCCCGATAAAAAGCAGGTGATATTTTATACCGATAAACGGTCGGCAAAGATGGCTGATATAGCCGAGCATCCGCAGTTAAGCTGGCTGTTTTATGATGCTGCCGAAAAAATACAGATCAGGCTATCCGGCCAGGCAGTTGTTCACCATAACGATGACATAGCGCTATATCACTGGGAGAATGTATCAAAGGCCGGTCGCAAATCGTATATGGCCATTCCGGCTCCGTCTACAGGTATTGCTAACGCATCAAACGGGCTTGAATATTTGGCCGGTAATGATGTTTATACTGTTACAGGATACCACAATTATGCAGTAATAATAACCTGTGTAAATTTTATTGAATGGCTAAGCTTAAAACCTACAGGGCACCGCAGGGCTCAATTTAAATTTACTGATGATAGTTGGAAGGGCCAGTGGCTGGTACCGTAA